One window of Mycoplasma cottewii genomic DNA carries:
- a CDS encoding MAG1210 family protein, translating into MNNDVILDPVQEFESYLHKNEQIIEKYFQEFTEQSEINIDKNRSQVKKINESKHKLDRSNTILKRVKIWSIINIIVIVVSSLAFAFFIYAITQSKEMKGSEKTTAIICITVSVIVATAFLLIQVLWTRKKRKEIDSIVDKANKAFKKELKKGYDQTFDLISLIDHGTKEKIFSETMPLIKFKRFLTQQGLDNFKKKYKPINYYYDKELSCTALKSGSVYNNPFILSSSSKIEIESKEYVGSLVISWQETQGDKIVTKTQTLVASVVKPFPVKYDFSYLTFGVDLAPNLNFTRTAAGLNELSQREKEKYVKKIEKSLYKYAEKNLNFSPLTNTKFEAYFGAFDRNDDREFRLLFTPLAQENLVRLIEDNKASFGDNFDMIKQNKSLSITSNELIEFKINDTYPMIESYSYDEIKKYFFETNKWYFLNMYSIFAPYFAIPTLNNIDVDSQDKKESSKVVLSKPEIEAQLSMLDNSLFKHKEAKTDSLLYVKSFDPDTQIARVESKGYDIVERVDFVPVWGRDGSLHNVPVPWQEYIECTAFGKVKITPFKEFSIDDDWYENVGSKLNKNQITTDLAIVEFVD; encoded by the coding sequence ATGAATAATGATGTTATTTTAGATCCGGTTCAAGAATTTGAAAGTTATTTACATAAAAATGAACAAATTATTGAAAAATATTTTCAAGAATTTACAGAACAATCAGAAATTAATATTGACAAAAATCGTAGCCAAGTTAAAAAAATTAACGAATCTAAACACAAATTAGATAGATCAAATACAATTTTAAAAAGAGTAAAAATATGATCAATAATTAACATAATAGTTATAGTAGTTTCTAGTTTAGCGTTTGCATTTTTCATCTATGCTATTACTCAATCAAAAGAAATGAAAGGCTCTGAAAAAACAACTGCAATAATTTGTATAACTGTATCTGTTATTGTTGCAACAGCATTTCTATTAATACAAGTTTTATGAACAAGAAAAAAGAGAAAAGAAATTGATAGTATTGTTGATAAAGCTAACAAAGCATTTAAAAAAGAATTAAAAAAAGGTTATGATCAGACATTTGATCTTATAAGTTTAATTGATCATGGTACTAAAGAAAAAATCTTTTCTGAAACTATGCCTTTAATTAAATTTAAAAGATTTTTAACTCAACAAGGTCTAGATAATTTTAAAAAGAAATACAAACCTATTAATTATTATTATGACAAGGAATTATCATGCACAGCTTTAAAATCAGGATCAGTTTATAACAATCCATTTATTTTATCTAGCAGTTCTAAAATTGAAATAGAGTCTAAAGAATACGTTGGAAGTTTAGTTATTTCTTGACAAGAAACTCAAGGAGATAAAATAGTTACTAAAACTCAAACTTTAGTTGCTAGTGTGGTTAAACCTTTTCCTGTTAAATATGATTTTTCATATTTAACATTTGGTGTTGATCTTGCACCTAACTTAAACTTTACAAGAACGGCTGCTGGGTTAAATGAATTAAGTCAAAGAGAAAAAGAAAAATACGTTAAAAAAATTGAGAAAAGTTTATATAAATATGCTGAGAAAAACCTTAACTTTTCTCCATTAACAAATACAAAATTTGAAGCTTATTTTGGAGCATTCGATAGAAATGATGACAGAGAATTCCGTTTATTATTCACCCCACTTGCTCAAGAAAATCTTGTTCGTTTAATTGAAGATAATAAAGCTAGTTTTGGAGATAATTTCGATATGATCAAACAAAACAAGAGTCTTTCAATAACTTCAAATGAATTAATAGAATTTAAAATAAATGATACTTATCCAATGATTGAATCATATAGTTATGATGAAATTAAAAAATACTTCTTTGAAACAAATAAATGATATTTCTTAAATATGTATTCAATTTTTGCTCCATATTTTGCTATACCAACTTTAAATAATATTGATGTTGATAGTCAAGATAAAAAAGAATCATCAAAAGTAGTGTTAAGTAAACCTGAAATTGAAGCTCAATTATCAATGTTAGACAACTCTTTATTTAAACATAAAGAAGCTAAAACAGATTCATTATTATACGTTAAATCATTTGATCCAGACACTCAAATAGCTCGTGTCGAGTCTAAAGGATATGATATAGTTGAAAGAGTTGATTTTGTTCCAGTATGAGGAAGAGATGGAAGTTTACATAATGTTCCAGTTCCTTGACAAGAATATATTGAATGTACTGCTTTTGGTAAAGTAAAAATAACTCCATTCAAAGAATTTAGTATCGATGATGATTGATATGAAAATGTTGGTTCAAAATTAAACAAAAATCAAATTACAACAGATCTAGCAATTGTTGAGTTTGTAGATTAA
- a CDS encoding LemA family protein, producing the protein MANQLDEINGPVFEDGREINVINKQLPITVGVGSKIFEIVLWILIIPGLIFQYRKVKARNYLAQLEQKIQANASQVDNYLEQRVQVMKNLASLLSKSIDVDKDIMKSVAAYRSGIDLSKQSRTEVLQEVEHNIRGLQLQFENYPELQSHKSVREAMQQNIYLQKEITATRDIYNDSINQWNRAINEWPAKQMVAAKLGYTTKIPFATTSEIKQQARQDFFA; encoded by the coding sequence ATGGCAAATCAATTAGATGAAATTAATGGTCCTGTTTTTGAAGATGGACGTGAAATTAATGTTATCAATAAACAACTTCCTATTACAGTTGGGGTTGGATCAAAAATATTTGAAATTGTACTATGAATATTAATTATTCCTGGTTTAATTTTCCAATATAGAAAAGTTAAAGCTAGAAATTATTTAGCACAATTAGAACAAAAAATCCAAGCAAATGCTTCACAAGTTGACAACTATTTAGAACAAAGAGTTCAGGTTATGAAAAACTTAGCAAGTTTATTATCTAAATCAATTGATGTAGATAAAGATATTATGAAATCAGTTGCTGCTTATAGAAGTGGAATTGATTTATCTAAACAATCAAGAACTGAAGTTTTACAAGAAGTTGAGCATAATATTAGAGGATTACAGCTTCAATTTGAAAATTATCCTGAATTACAATCTCACAAATCAGTTAGAGAAGCTATGCAACAAAATATATATCTACAAAAAGAAATTACTGCAACTCGTGATATATATAACGATTCAATTAATCAATGAAATAGAGCGATTAATGAATGACCTGCAAAACAAATGGTTGCTGCTAAATTGGGATATACAACAAAAATTCCTTTCGCTACAACAAGTGAAATTAAACAACAAGCAAGACAAGATTTCTTTGCTTAA
- a CDS encoding ATP-dependent Clp protease ATP-binding subunit produces the protein MEFQEKGTVTDALKKYTRDLTKNAKDGKLDPVIGREEEISRLIQILSRKTKNNPVLIGEPGVGKTAVVEGLAQRIVKQDVPDLLKNKRILELDMGSLMAGAMYMGDYESRVKAIVKEIEKSNGEIILFIDELHLIVGAGRTGSGGGMDVSNLLKPALARGELRAIGATTLNEYREYIEKDAALERRFQRVLVNEPTVDETISILRGLKERFETYHGVRIHDNALVVAAKLSSRYVTDRFLPDKAIDLVDEASASIKTELASVPTELDQVNRKVMQLEIEKSALEKEKDDKSKERLAEAIKELESLKKQQTSLNEKWLKEKEYLNKINSLKSTIESLKQELERVQSDGNYQRAGEIQYSLLPSLEKQLSSYENDSTDRIISEEVSEKDIAQVVAKSTGIPVDRLISSEKEKLLNLDKLLKIRVKGQDEAIKAVTNAIIRSRSGIKDPEKPIGSFLFLGPTGVGKTEVARSLAEILFNSPKKMIRLDMSEYMEKHSVAKLIGAPPGYVGYEEGGRLTEQVRRNPYSIILFDEIEKAHSDVFNILLQILDDGRLTDSLGKTIDFKNTIIVMTSNIGSEQILAATNLEPATFTTIQDELNKNFKPEFLNRIDNIIFFNALSENTIGEIVDKVLNELSERLIKDQSYYINFSEAAKDKIIREGYDRQFGARPIKRYIEKNVETLLAHAIISQTIQENLRYTIDVKENEFVLEKQQIN, from the coding sequence ATGGAATTTCAAGAAAAAGGAACTGTAACTGATGCTTTAAAAAAATATACTAGAGATTTAACTAAAAATGCTAAGGACGGAAAATTAGATCCTGTTATTGGACGAGAAGAAGAAATATCAAGACTTATTCAAATTCTTTCTCGTAAAACAAAAAACAATCCAGTTTTAATCGGTGAACCAGGAGTTGGTAAAACTGCTGTTGTTGAAGGATTAGCTCAACGTATTGTAAAACAAGATGTACCTGATCTATTAAAAAATAAAAGAATCTTAGAATTAGATATGGGAAGTTTAATGGCTGGAGCAATGTATATGGGTGATTATGAATCACGTGTTAAAGCTATTGTTAAAGAAATTGAAAAATCTAATGGTGAAATTATTTTATTTATAGATGAATTGCATTTAATCGTTGGAGCTGGAAGAACTGGATCTGGTGGTGGAATGGATGTTTCTAACTTATTAAAACCAGCACTAGCTAGAGGTGAATTAAGAGCAATTGGAGCAACCACTTTAAATGAATATAGAGAATATATTGAAAAAGATGCCGCTTTAGAAAGAAGATTTCAAAGAGTATTAGTAAATGAACCTACAGTGGATGAAACAATTTCTATATTACGTGGATTAAAAGAAAGATTTGAAACATATCATGGAGTTAGAATTCACGATAATGCATTAGTTGTTGCTGCTAAATTATCAAGTAGATATGTAACTGATAGATTCTTACCAGATAAAGCAATTGATTTAGTAGATGAAGCTTCTGCATCAATCAAAACTGAACTAGCAAGCGTTCCAACCGAACTAGATCAAGTTAATAGAAAAGTTATGCAACTTGAAATTGAAAAATCTGCTTTAGAAAAAGAAAAAGATGATAAATCAAAAGAAAGATTAGCTGAAGCGATTAAAGAACTTGAATCTCTTAAAAAACAACAAACCTCTTTAAATGAAAAATGATTAAAAGAAAAAGAATATTTAAATAAAATTAATTCTTTAAAATCAACTATTGAAAGTTTAAAACAAGAACTAGAAAGAGTTCAAAGTGATGGAAATTATCAACGTGCAGGAGAAATTCAATACTCACTACTACCATCACTTGAAAAACAATTATCAAGTTATGAAAATGATTCAACTGACAGAATAATATCTGAAGAAGTAAGTGAAAAAGATATTGCTCAAGTTGTTGCAAAATCAACAGGTATTCCAGTTGATAGATTAATTTCATCAGAAAAAGAAAAACTATTAAACTTAGATAAATTATTAAAAATCAGAGTTAAAGGTCAAGATGAAGCTATTAAAGCTGTAACTAATGCGATTATAAGAAGTAGAAGTGGAATCAAAGATCCTGAAAAACCAATTGGAAGTTTTCTATTTTTAGGACCAACTGGAGTAGGTAAAACTGAAGTTGCGAGAAGTCTTGCTGAAATTCTATTCAACTCACCTAAGAAAATGATTAGACTTGATATGAGTGAATATATGGAAAAACATTCAGTTGCTAAATTAATCGGTGCTCCTCCTGGCTATGTTGGTTATGAAGAAGGTGGAAGATTAACTGAACAAGTTAGAAGAAACCCTTATTCAATAATTCTATTTGATGAAATCGAAAAAGCACATAGTGATGTATTTAACATATTACTTCAAATTTTAGATGATGGAAGATTAACTGATTCACTAGGAAAAACTATTGATTTTAAAAATACAATTATTGTAATGACTTCAAATATCGGTAGTGAACAAATACTAGCTGCAACAAATTTAGAACCTGCAACATTTACAACAATTCAAGATGAATTAAACAAAAACTTTAAACCTGAATTTTTAAATAGAATTGATAATATAATATTTTTCAATGCATTATCAGAAAATACAATCGGTGAAATTGTAGACAAAGTTTTAAATGAATTATCAGAAAGATTAATAAAAGATCAAAGCTATTACATTAATTTCTCTGAAGCTGCTAAAGATAAGATTATAAGAGAAGGTTATGACAGACAATTTGGTGCACGTCCTATTAAAAGATATATAGAAAAAAATGTTGAAACTTTATTAGCTCATGCAATCATCAGTCAGACAATCCAAGAAAATCTAAGATATACAATTGATGTTAAAGAAAATGAATTTGTTTTAGAAAAACAACAAATAAATTAG
- the hrcA gene encoding heat-inducible transcriptional repressor HrcA, protein MLKERQIKILEAIVKEFIKTNQPVGSKRILELLDIKVSSATIRSESVVLEELGYLEKQHTSSGRTPSTKGYRFYVDNIMKFNNNEDKDLKKYLQQIFELRNYNVDKTINYASEIISEITKMTAVVVKKTNFNDINLKKIDLVIISDQIANVVFIFSDGSVQNKVFNLNDISLEDLQIAIKLFSDSLLEVSLDQLNEHIDKLKEQLALSIKQYDYVLNTFISTILDSKTDQKEIHGMRYMLENPEFSDTEKLKKAVKLMEEITPFQWFDIAYESNKSLNKISTKIGNEINENIDDIAMVGTELKVGENSTVLTLIGPKRIDYSQVNRLMNLIIEILEGKDLDYGKT, encoded by the coding sequence ATGTTAAAAGAAAGACAAATAAAAATATTAGAAGCGATTGTCAAAGAATTCATTAAAACTAATCAACCTGTTGGATCAAAAAGAATCTTAGAATTATTAGATATTAAAGTTTCATCAGCAACAATTAGAAGTGAATCAGTTGTTTTAGAAGAATTAGGATATTTAGAAAAACAACACACTTCAAGTGGAAGAACACCATCTACTAAAGGTTATAGATTTTATGTAGATAATATTATGAAATTTAATAACAATGAAGATAAAGATTTAAAAAAATATCTTCAACAAATATTTGAACTTCGTAATTATAATGTAGATAAAACTATAAATTATGCTAGTGAAATAATTAGTGAAATTACTAAAATGACTGCTGTTGTTGTTAAAAAAACTAACTTTAATGATATCAATCTTAAAAAAATAGATTTAGTTATTATTTCAGATCAAATTGCTAATGTTGTGTTTATATTCTCTGATGGATCAGTTCAAAATAAAGTATTTAATTTAAATGATATTAGTTTAGAAGATCTTCAAATTGCTATTAAATTATTTTCAGATTCTTTATTAGAAGTTAGTTTAGATCAATTAAATGAACATATTGATAAATTAAAAGAACAACTTGCATTAAGTATTAAACAATATGATTATGTTTTAAATACATTTATAAGTACAATTTTAGATTCTAAAACAGATCAAAAAGAAATTCACGGAATGAGATATATGTTAGAAAATCCTGAATTTAGTGATACTGAAAAACTAAAAAAAGCTGTAAAATTAATGGAAGAGATTACTCCATTTCAATGATTCGATATAGCATATGAATCAAATAAAAGTTTAAATAAAATTTCAACAAAAATAGGTAATGAAATTAATGAAAATATTGATGATATTGCTATGGTAGGAACTGAGTTAAAAGTAGGAGAAAATTCTACTGTACTAACTTTGATAGGACCAAAAAGAATTGATTATTCTCAAGTTAATAGGTTGATGAATTTAATCATTGAGATTTTAGAAGGAAAGGATTTGGATTATGGCAAAACATAA
- a CDS encoding nucleotide exchange factor GrpE — protein MAKHKSKKDEILKILDSLDKEQADKVNEYIKSIKSKNDELVEENKKLKEEIDYTKQLNVADIANLTKKYNQKELEIKKYGASKLAKDMIQPIELLKKVINSPINNDAVKPYVMGFEMISNQLVQSLESNYIKPMNTQVGEMFDSTKQEATEVVENTEFESNRIVAVLSEGYMIHDRVLSYALVKVAK, from the coding sequence ATGGCAAAACATAAATCTAAAAAAGATGAAATATTAAAAATATTAGATTCTTTAGATAAAGAACAAGCTGATAAAGTTAATGAGTACATCAAAAGTATTAAATCTAAAAATGATGAGTTAGTTGAAGAAAATAAAAAACTAAAAGAAGAAATAGATTATACAAAACAACTAAATGTTGCTGATATTGCAAATCTAACTAAAAAATATAACCAAAAAGAATTAGAAATTAAAAAATATGGTGCATCAAAATTAGCTAAAGATATGATTCAACCAATTGAATTATTAAAAAAAGTTATTAATTCACCAATTAATAATGATGCTGTTAAACCATATGTTATGGGATTTGAAATGATTTCAAATCAATTAGTTCAGTCACTTGAATCAAATTATATTAAACCAATGAACACTCAAGTTGGTGAAATGTTTGATTCAACAAAACAAGAAGCAACTGAAGTAGTAGAAAATACTGAATTTGAATCAAATAGAATTGTTGCTGTTTTAAGTGAAGGATATATGATTCACGATAGAGTATTAAGTTACGCACTTGTTAAAGTAGCTAAATAA
- the dnaK gene encoding molecular chaperone DnaK, with the protein MAKEKIIGIDLGTTNSVVSVLEGGQPIILENPEGQRTTASVVAFKNSDIIVGGAAKRQAITNPNVVQSVKSKMGTNSKINLENKDYTPEQISAEILRYMKNYAESKLGQKVTKAVITVPAYFNDAQRKATKDAGKIAGLEVERIINEPTAAALAYGLDKSDKEEKVLVYDLGGGTFDVSILEIADGTFEVLSTSGNNKLGGDNFDEAIINWLLEKIKAEHSVDLSNDKMARQRLKDESEKAKINLSSQLEVEINLPFIAMNENGPISFATSLTRNEFNKITKHLVDMTSQPVQDALREAKLTAKDIDEVLLVGGSTRIPAVQDLVKSLLNKEPNRTINPDEVVAMGAAIQGAVLAGDVTDVLLLDVTPLSLGIETMGGIMTKLIDRNTTIPTEKSQIFSTAVDNQPAVDINILQGERPMAADNKSLGQFQLTGIQPAPKGVPQIEVTFKIDANGIVSVSAKDKQTNEEKSITISNSGNLSDEEINRMVKEAEENATTDKIKKKNIELKHKAESYINVIESSIKEAGDKVSPEQKEQSEKMVAEIKELVKNEDYAALEQKMTELEQAMAAAAEFAKQQGQDPNQDPNQNQ; encoded by the coding sequence ATGGCAAAAGAAAAAATTATTGGTATTGATTTAGGAACAACTAACTCTGTTGTTTCAGTTTTAGAAGGTGGACAACCTATTATTTTAGAAAACCCTGAAGGACAAAGAACTACTGCTAGTGTAGTTGCATTTAAAAACTCAGATATTATTGTTGGTGGAGCAGCTAAACGTCAAGCTATTACTAACCCAAACGTTGTTCAATCTGTTAAATCAAAAATGGGAACAAACTCAAAAATTAACTTAGAAAATAAAGATTATACTCCAGAACAAATTTCAGCTGAAATTTTAAGATATATGAAAAATTATGCTGAATCTAAACTAGGACAAAAAGTAACAAAAGCAGTTATTACTGTTCCAGCATACTTTAATGATGCTCAACGTAAAGCTACTAAAGATGCTGGTAAAATTGCAGGATTAGAAGTTGAAAGAATTATTAACGAACCAACTGCTGCTGCTTTAGCTTATGGTTTAGATAAATCTGATAAAGAAGAAAAAGTTTTAGTTTATGACTTAGGAGGAGGAACATTTGACGTTTCTATTCTAGAAATTGCTGATGGTACTTTTGAAGTTTTATCAACTAGTGGAAATAACAAACTAGGTGGAGATAATTTTGATGAAGCTATTATTAATTGATTATTAGAAAAAATTAAAGCTGAACACTCAGTTGATTTATCAAATGATAAAATGGCTCGTCAAAGATTAAAAGATGAATCTGAAAAAGCAAAAATCAACTTATCAAGTCAATTAGAAGTTGAAATTAACTTACCATTTATCGCAATGAATGAAAATGGACCAATTTCTTTTGCAACAAGTTTAACAAGAAATGAATTTAACAAAATTACTAAACATTTAGTTGATATGACTTCTCAACCAGTTCAAGATGCTTTACGTGAAGCTAAATTAACTGCTAAAGATATTGATGAAGTATTATTAGTTGGTGGATCAACAAGAATTCCAGCTGTTCAAGATTTAGTAAAAAGTTTATTAAACAAAGAACCAAATAGAACAATCAATCCAGATGAAGTTGTTGCAATGGGTGCTGCTATTCAAGGAGCTGTGTTAGCTGGTGATGTTACTGATGTGTTATTATTAGACGTTACTCCATTATCATTAGGTATTGAAACAATGGGTGGAATTATGACTAAATTAATTGACCGAAACACTACAATTCCAACTGAAAAATCACAAATTTTCTCAACTGCAGTAGATAATCAACCAGCTGTTGATATCAACATTTTACAAGGTGAAAGACCAATGGCTGCAGACAACAAATCATTAGGACAATTCCAATTAACAGGAATTCAACCAGCTCCAAAAGGTGTGCCTCAAATTGAAGTTACATTCAAAATAGATGCTAATGGTATTGTAAGTGTATCAGCAAAAGATAAACAAACAAATGAAGAAAAATCTATTACAATTTCAAACTCAGGAAACTTAAGTGATGAAGAAATCAACAGAATGGTAAAAGAAGCTGAAGAAAATGCAACAACTGATAAAATTAAAAAGAAAAATATTGAATTAAAACACAAAGCAGAAAGTTACATTAATGTAATTGAAAGTTCAATTAAAGAAGCTGGAGATAAAGTTTCACCTGAACAAAAAGAACAATCAGAAAAAATGGTTGCTGAAATTAAAGAATTAGTGAAAAATGAAGATTACGCTGCTTTAGAACAAAAAATGACTGAACTAGAACAAGCAATGGCTGCTGCTGCTGAATTTGCAAAACAACAAGGTCAAGATCCAAACCAAGATCCAAACCAAAATCAATAA
- the dnaJ gene encoding molecular chaperone DnaJ, which translates to MAKRDYYEVLGVSKTASEDEIKKAYRKLAKKYHPDLNKSPDAEEKFKEINEAAEVLTDKDKRARYDQFGHAAFDQNSGFGGFGGFGGFEDIFSQMRSSGGGSSFFGDIFGDFFGSNSRSDSQRVTKGESIKINIFLTFKELLFGAEKIIEAQLLTSCKTCDATGAKSKDDITKCSKCFGTGHVNIQRNLGMIQFQQSAVCPDCDGVGQIIKNKCKDCRGKGHYFAKQKIEVNIPKGVMPGQQIKMANKAHASLNGGPNGDVYIDLLLKESKVYEIINDYDLKMIWNVSYIDAILGNEITIQTLDGDVKVKLPKGISSKETIKISNKGLYKQVNRDKRGDLFIEINIAVPRNISNKEKELIQELSENSTFEPKNIVE; encoded by the coding sequence ATGGCAAAAAGAGATTACTATGAAGTTTTAGGTGTTTCAAAAACTGCAAGTGAAGATGAAATTAAAAAAGCTTACCGTAAGCTTGCCAAAAAATATCACCCTGATCTAAATAAATCACCAGATGCTGAAGAAAAATTCAAAGAAATCAACGAAGCAGCTGAAGTTTTAACTGATAAAGATAAACGTGCTAGATATGATCAATTTGGTCATGCTGCTTTTGATCAAAATTCTGGATTTGGTGGATTTGGTGGTTTTGGTGGATTTGAAGATATCTTTAGTCAAATGCGTTCATCAGGTGGAGGTTCATCATTTTTTGGAGATATATTTGGTGACTTTTTCGGATCAAATTCTCGTTCCGATTCTCAAAGAGTAACAAAAGGTGAAAGTATAAAAATTAATATCTTTTTAACTTTCAAAGAATTATTATTTGGTGCAGAAAAAATTATTGAAGCTCAATTATTAACTAGTTGTAAAACATGTGATGCAACCGGAGCTAAATCAAAAGATGATATCACTAAATGTAGTAAATGTTTTGGAACAGGTCATGTTAATATCCAAAGAAATTTAGGAATGATTCAATTCCAACAAAGTGCAGTTTGTCCTGATTGTGATGGTGTTGGTCAAATCATTAAAAATAAATGTAAAGATTGTCGCGGTAAAGGTCATTATTTTGCTAAACAAAAAATTGAAGTTAATATTCCTAAAGGTGTGATGCCTGGTCAACAAATTAAAATGGCTAACAAAGCTCACGCTTCATTAAATGGTGGACCTAATGGAGATGTTTATATCGATCTATTATTAAAAGAATCTAAAGTTTATGAAATTATAAATGATTATGATCTGAAAATGATTTGAAATGTATCTTATATTGATGCTATTTTAGGAAATGAAATTACTATTCAAACTTTAGATGGTGATGTTAAAGTTAAATTACCAAAAGGAATTAGTTCAAAAGAAACAATTAAGATTTCAAATAAAGGTTTATATAAACAAGTTAATAGAGATAAAAGAGGAGATTTATTTATTGAAATAAATATCGCTGTTCCTAGAAATATATCTAATAAAGAAAAAGAATTAATTCAAGAATTATCTGAAAATTCAACTTTTGAACCTAAAAACATAGTTGAGTAA
- a CDS encoding DHH family phosphoesterase: protein MDKIAVKKILDLIKENDSIILLRHVTPDGDAYGFQFGLRNLIKLNWPEKTVKIAGNPTKYLDYIGSDFDEISDEEFKNSLVIIGDTANRPRIDEPRWHLGKTIVKIDHHPNRDVYGDVMWVDPNYCATSEMLADIIYQNPELKIDAETARIIYHGIVTDSNRFMLRYPKPRTFRLAGFLLEQGFDLSELYQTMYQKTETDLKLTSYIYSNYKSTKNGVSYLYLNYSQLKELGLDTDYVAYEYVNLLSNIKDRPIWAFFCEYENGLIRVELRSQNIQINQVAEKHGGGGHKTAAGIKISSFDIADQVVQDLDAILEKEDK from the coding sequence ATGGATAAAATAGCTGTAAAAAAAATATTGGATCTAATTAAAGAAAATGATTCAATTATACTTTTAAGACACGTTACTCCTGATGGAGATGCTTATGGATTTCAATTTGGTTTAAGAAATCTTATTAAGTTAAACTGACCAGAAAAAACAGTAAAAATTGCTGGAAATCCTACTAAATACTTAGACTATATTGGTAGTGATTTTGACGAAATTAGCGATGAAGAGTTCAAAAATAGTTTAGTTATTATTGGTGATACTGCCAATAGACCAAGAATTGATGAACCACGTTGACACTTAGGAAAAACAATTGTTAAAATTGATCATCATCCAAATAGAGACGTTTATGGTGATGTAATGTGAGTTGATCCTAATTATTGTGCAACTTCAGAAATGTTAGCTGATATTATTTATCAAAATCCAGAATTAAAAATTGATGCTGAGACTGCGAGAATAATTTATCACGGAATAGTAACTGATTCTAATAGATTTATGTTACGTTATCCAAAACCAAGAACATTTAGATTAGCAGGTTTCTTATTAGAACAAGGCTTTGATTTAAGTGAACTATATCAAACTATGTATCAAAAAACTGAAACTGATTTAAAATTAACTAGTTATATCTATTCAAACTATAAATCAACTAAAAACGGAGTTAGTTATTTATATCTAAATTATTCACAATTAAAAGAACTTGGTTTAGACACTGATTATGTTGCTTATGAGTATGTTAACTTATTAAGTAATATTAAAGATAGACCTATTTGAGCGTTCTTCTGTGAATATGAAAACGGATTAATAAGAGTTGAACTACGTTCACAAAACATTCAAATTAATCAAGTTGCTGAAAAACACGGTGGTGGTGGACACAAAACTGCTGCTGGAATTAAAATTAGTAGTTTTGATATTGCTGATCAAGTTGTTCAAGATTTAGATGCTATTTTAGAAAAGGAGGATAAATAG